The following proteins come from a genomic window of Pseudomonas putida:
- a CDS encoding penicillin-binding protein 2: MMKLEGALYPWRFRVVIGLLAIMVGAICWRIIDLQVVDRDFLKGQGDARSLRHIPIPAHRGLITDRNGEPLAVSTPVTTLWANPKEMQASKERWPQLAAALGQNPQQLTERLTQQANKEFIYLVRGLTPEQGQHVLDLKVPGVYGLEEFRRFYPAGDVTAHMVGFTDLDDHGREGVELAYDEWLAGVPGKRQVIKDRRGRLIKDIQVTKNAKAGKTLALSIDLRLQYLATRELRNAIAEQDAKAGSLVIMDVKTGEVLAMVNQPTYNPNNRRSMFPSAMRNRAIIDVFEPGSTVKPISMSAALQSGRWKPSDKVEVYPGSLQIGRYTIRDVSRSEGPILDLTGILINSSNVGMSKIAFDIGGEAIYRVMSQVGLGQYTGLGFPGERVGNLPNHREWRKAETATLSYGYGVSVTALQLVHAYAALANDGKMVPLSIIKLDKTPEAVQAIPKEVAETVQGMLQQVIEAPRGVFRAQVPFYHVAGKSGTARKATVGAKGYTENAYRSLFAGFGPMSDPRYAIVVVIDEPRKGGYFGGLVSAPVFSKVMSGTLRLMNVPPDNLPPPAPAVQSQVNAAAAKGGRG, translated from the coding sequence ATGATGAAGCTCGAAGGCGCACTCTACCCGTGGCGCTTCCGTGTAGTGATCGGCTTGCTGGCGATCATGGTCGGTGCCATTTGCTGGCGCATCATCGACCTGCAGGTAGTTGACCGTGACTTCCTCAAGGGCCAGGGCGATGCGCGCAGCCTGCGTCACATCCCCATCCCGGCGCACCGCGGTTTGATTACTGACCGCAACGGTGAGCCATTGGCCGTGAGCACCCCGGTCACCACCTTGTGGGCCAACCCCAAAGAGATGCAGGCCTCCAAGGAGCGTTGGCCGCAATTGGCCGCAGCGCTGGGGCAAAACCCGCAGCAGTTGACCGAGCGCCTGACCCAGCAGGCCAACAAAGAGTTCATCTACCTGGTCCGGGGTCTGACCCCCGAGCAAGGCCAGCACGTGCTCGACCTCAAAGTGCCGGGTGTGTATGGCCTGGAAGAATTCCGCCGCTTCTATCCGGCCGGTGATGTGACTGCGCATATGGTCGGCTTTACCGACCTCGATGACCACGGTCGCGAAGGGGTGGAGCTGGCCTATGACGAGTGGCTGGCCGGTGTGCCCGGCAAGCGCCAGGTAATCAAGGACCGGCGCGGCCGGCTGATCAAGGACATTCAGGTAACCAAGAACGCCAAGGCCGGGAAGACCTTGGCGTTGTCCATAGACCTGCGCCTGCAGTACCTGGCTACCCGCGAGCTGCGCAACGCCATTGCCGAGCAGGACGCCAAGGCCGGCAGTCTGGTGATCATGGACGTCAAGACCGGTGAGGTCCTGGCCATGGTCAACCAGCCGACCTACAACCCCAACAACCGCCGTAGCATGTTCCCGTCGGCCATGCGTAACCGGGCGATCATCGACGTGTTCGAGCCGGGCTCCACGGTCAAGCCGATCTCCATGAGTGCAGCGCTGCAGAGCGGCCGCTGGAAGCCGAGCGACAAGGTCGAGGTTTACCCTGGCAGCCTTCAGATCGGTCGTTACACCATCAGGGATGTGTCGCGCAGCGAGGGTCCGATTCTTGATTTGACCGGCATCCTGATCAACTCCAGTAACGTTGGCATGAGCAAGATCGCCTTCGACATCGGCGGCGAGGCCATCTACCGGGTCATGTCCCAGGTCGGCCTGGGCCAGTACACCGGCCTTGGCTTCCCGGGCGAGCGTGTCGGCAACCTGCCCAACCACCGTGAGTGGCGCAAGGCCGAGACCGCGACCCTGTCCTATGGCTACGGCGTATCGGTCACCGCCCTGCAGCTGGTGCATGCCTACGCGGCGCTGGCCAACGACGGCAAGATGGTGCCGCTGTCGATCATCAAGCTAGACAAGACACCAGAAGCGGTGCAGGCCATCCCGAAAGAAGTCGCCGAAACCGTTCAGGGCATGCTGCAGCAGGTGATCGAAGCCCCGCGCGGCGTCTTCCGTGCCCAGGTGCCGTTCTATCACGTGGCCGGCAAGTCCGGCACCGCGCGTAAGGCCACCGTGGGTGCCAAGGGGTACACCGAAAACGCCTACCGCTCGCTGTTCGCCGGCTTCGGGCCAATGAGTGACCCGCGCTACGCCATCGTCGTGGTCATCGACGAGCCGAGAAAGGGGGGGTACTTCGGTGGCCTGGTTTCGGCACCTGTATTCAGCAAGGTCATGTCCGGCACCCTGCGCCTGATGAACGTGCCGCCAGACAACCTGCCGCCACCTGCACCCGCGGTGCAATCGCAAGTCAATGCAGCAGCCGCCAAGGGAGGGCGTGGATGA
- the ftsL gene encoding cell division protein FtsL, translated as MSRLFAKPLPGGSFLMLLLFISVLVSAIAVSYSAHWNRQLLNTLYGELNERDKAQAEWGRLILEQSTWTAASRIESLASEQLNMRVPSADEVRMVAP; from the coding sequence GTGAGCAGGCTATTTGCCAAACCCTTGCCAGGCGGAAGCTTCCTGATGCTTCTGCTGTTCATCAGCGTACTGGTTTCGGCCATTGCCGTGTCCTACAGTGCGCACTGGAACCGTCAGCTGCTCAACACCCTGTACGGTGAATTGAACGAGCGCGACAAGGCTCAGGCCGAATGGGGCCGGTTGATTCTTGAGCAGAGTACCTGGACCGCTGCCAGTCGCATCGAGAGCCTGGCCTCCGAGCAATTGAACATGCGCGTGCCGTCAGCTGACGAAGTCCGGATGGTGGCGCCATGA
- a CDS encoding UDP-N-acetylmuramoyl-L-alanyl-D-glutamate--2,6-diaminopimelate ligase gives MTMPLSKLFAHASRDPLIRELTLDSRSVRPGDLFLAVPGAKVDGREHIADALARGAAAVAYEEQGANVLPLTDVPLIPVKGLIAQLSDIAGRFYGEPSRQLNLVGVTGTNGKTSVTQLVAQALDLLGQRCGLIGTLGTGFFGELQSGRLTTPDPIAVQSTLNDLKKGGAKAVAMEVSSHALEQGRVAALEFDIAVMTNLSRDHLDYHGSMEAYEAAKAKLFAWPSLRCQVVNLDDAFGRRLAADFARRPSVDHIETRLLSYSLERPEASLFCREAVFSDDGVRATIVTAQGERILRSQLLGRFNLSNMLAAVATLLALDYALDEILKVTPQLQGPVGRMQRLGGGDKPLVVVDYAHTPDALEKVLEALRPHARGKLLCLFGCGGDRDRGKRPLMAEVAERLADRVLVTDDNPRTEDPLRIFDDIRPGFARPDDVEFVAGRGEAIAHLIATAAANDVIVLAGKGHEDYQEINGERHDFSDLTEAEKALAAWEAPHA, from the coding sequence ATGACAATGCCATTAAGCAAACTTTTCGCCCACGCCAGCCGTGATCCGTTGATTCGTGAGCTGACCCTGGACAGCCGCAGTGTGCGCCCGGGTGACTTGTTCCTGGCCGTACCGGGCGCCAAGGTCGATGGTCGCGAGCATATTGCCGACGCCCTGGCCCGTGGCGCTGCCGCCGTGGCCTATGAAGAGCAGGGTGCCAACGTGCTGCCGCTGACCGATGTGCCGCTGATTCCGGTCAAAGGGCTGATCGCTCAGTTGTCAGATATCGCCGGGCGCTTCTATGGTGAACCGAGCCGCCAGTTGAATCTGGTCGGCGTGACCGGCACCAACGGCAAGACAAGCGTTACCCAGCTGGTAGCCCAGGCGCTCGACCTGCTTGGCCAGCGCTGCGGCCTGATTGGCACCCTGGGTACTGGCTTCTTCGGCGAGTTGCAGAGCGGTCGCCTGACCACGCCCGACCCGATTGCCGTGCAATCAACCCTCAACGACCTCAAGAAAGGCGGCGCCAAGGCCGTGGCCATGGAAGTGTCTTCCCATGCCCTGGAGCAAGGCCGTGTTGCCGCACTGGAATTCGACATCGCGGTAATGACCAACCTGTCCCGCGACCACCTCGACTATCACGGCAGCATGGAAGCCTATGAGGCCGCCAAGGCCAAGCTGTTCGCCTGGCCGAGCCTGCGTTGCCAGGTGGTCAACCTGGATGACGCCTTTGGTCGTCGTCTGGCCGCCGACTTTGCGCGCCGCCCGAGTGTCGACCATATCGAAACCCGACTGCTGAGCTACAGCCTGGAACGCCCTGAGGCCTCGCTGTTCTGTCGCGAAGCCGTGTTCAGTGACGATGGCGTGCGCGCCACAATCGTCACTGCCCAAGGTGAGCGTATCTTGCGCAGTCAACTACTGGGCCGCTTCAACCTGAGCAACATGCTTGCCGCTGTGGCGACCCTGCTGGCGCTGGACTATGCGCTGGACGAGATCCTCAAGGTCACGCCGCAACTGCAGGGCCCGGTAGGTCGTATGCAGCGCCTGGGTGGCGGCGACAAACCGCTGGTGGTGGTCGACTACGCGCACACACCGGATGCACTTGAAAAAGTACTCGAGGCGCTGCGCCCGCACGCTCGTGGCAAGCTGTTGTGCCTGTTCGGCTGCGGCGGTGACCGTGATCGCGGCAAGCGCCCGCTGATGGCCGAAGTGGCCGAGCGCCTGGCTGACCGCGTACTGGTCACCGACGACAACCCGCGTACTGAAGACCCGTTGCGCATCTTCGATGATATCCGCCCCGGTTTCGCCAGGCCTGACGACGTCGAGTTCGTCGCCGGCCGTGGCGAAGCCATTGCGCACCTGATCGCCACTGCCGCTGCCAACGATGTGATCGTGCTGGCTGGTAAGGGGCACGAGGATTATCAGGAGATCAATGGCGAGCGCCATGATTTCTCCGATTTGACCGAAGCCGAAAAGGCACTTGCAGCCTGGGAGGCTCCACATGCTTAA